A window of Kribbella voronezhensis genomic DNA:
CGGCGTCCGGGGGCGTGGGCTGCTGCTCGCGATCCAGCTCACCGCGCCGGTGTCGGACCAGGTCGCGGCTCAGGCGCTGGAGGCAGGATTCATCGTGAACAATCCGGTTCCGGACGCGATTCGACTGGCACCGCCGTACATCCTGAGCAAGGCTGATGCGGACAGTTTCGTCGCGGCCCTACCCAGGCTGCTGGACGCTTGCGCTGTGGAGGCCCCATGACCAGGCACTTCTTGCGGGACGACGACCTCAGTCCGGCCGAGCAGGACGAGGTCCTGAGCCTCGCCCAGCAGTTGGTCACCGACCGGTACGGGCATCAGCCGCTGGCCGGCCCGCAGACCGTCGCGGTGATCTTCGACAAGACGTCCACCCGGACCCGGATCTCGTTCGCGGTCGGCATCGCGGAGCTCGGCGGCGTACCGCTGATCATCGACGCGCAGACCTCGCAGATGGGCCGCGGCGAGCCGATCGCCGACACCGCCCGGGTGCTGGAACGGCAGGTCGGCGCGATCGTGTGGCGGACGTCCGGCCAAGTCCGGATCGAAGAGATGGCCGGGGCGTCCCGGGTGCCGGTGATCAACGCGCTGACCGACGAGTTCCACCCGTGCCAGATCCTGGCCGACCTGCTCACCGTGCGGCAGCACAAGGGATCGACCGCGGGGTTGAAGCTGGTCTATTTCGGCGACGGCGCGAACAACATGGCGCACTCCTACCTGCTCGGTGGGGTGACCGCCGGGATGCACGTGGTCGTTGCTTCGCCTGCGGAGTATCAACCTGATGCGGCAGTGCTCGCCAAAGCCGTGGAGATCGGTGGGGTGACGGGCGGATCGGCTTCGTGGAGTCCGGACGCCTTCGAGGCGGCTGCCGGGGCCGACGTGCTGGCGACCGACACATGGGTGTCGATGGGGCAGGAGGCCGAAGCCGGAGTGCGCGAGGCACCTTTCGTTCCGTACGCCGTGACGTCCGACCTGCTGGCCAAGGCGAACGACGACGCGATCGTGCTGCACTGCCTCCCGGCGTACCGGGGGAAGGAGATCGAAGCGGCTGTGATCGACGGGCCGCAATCGGTGGTGTGGGACGAGGCAGAGAACCGGTTGCACGCACAGAAGGCACTGCTCTCATGGCTGCTGGCGAAATCATGACGATGGCCGTACCGACCACCAAGACCGCGCGTCAGCAGCGCATCGTCGACCT
This region includes:
- the argF gene encoding ornithine carbamoyltransferase: MTRHFLRDDDLSPAEQDEVLSLAQQLVTDRYGHQPLAGPQTVAVIFDKTSTRTRISFAVGIAELGGVPLIIDAQTSQMGRGEPIADTARVLERQVGAIVWRTSGQVRIEEMAGASRVPVINALTDEFHPCQILADLLTVRQHKGSTAGLKLVYFGDGANNMAHSYLLGGVTAGMHVVVASPAEYQPDAAVLAKAVEIGGVTGGSASWSPDAFEAAAGADVLATDTWVSMGQEAEAGVREAPFVPYAVTSDLLAKANDDAIVLHCLPAYRGKEIEAAVIDGPQSVVWDEAENRLHAQKALLSWLLAKS